In the genome of Synergistota bacterium, the window ATCTATTATCTTGAAGTCGATCATGCTTCTTAAAACGTGTCTATCAAGTATCGCAAGGCTGTCTCCTTTTCCTATATTTCTTAGAAAATGGCTTGCTTCTTTATATCCCATACCCCTAACCTTTTTAACGAGCCATTCGCGCACAGCAAACGCATCCTTAAATCGGGTCAAAGAGGATCTTAAGCTTAAAACTCCATTGTGCTTAAAGGATTCCCTTGCCTCGATTATATACAAAGCTTTTTGCTTCCTAAATCTTACTCCGTTAAGCCTTTCAGCTATTTCTTCTAAGCTTCCATTAAAAAGGGTACCATCATCTCTTAAAGCTTCTACCGCGCTCCAGCAAATTTCCGCCTTGGACTGAGGGGTTAAAAGACAAAAGGCAAGCTCGCTAAAAAGATCCTCCTCGCTACCTCTTTCCCAAACCCTTTTAAACTCTTGAATTCTCTTCTCTATCTCTTCTCTAACGAGGGCATACTTTTCCGCTAACTTAGCTACTTCTTTTCCAGTAAAGAGCATTTTCCCTAAGTTTAAAGTGGATTTCCCCACGTTCACAAAGATATTTTAAAAAAGCAAGCACTGAGGTTTTAACAAGAGAGTACTCCACCATATCGACTAAGCGAATCTTAAAGCTCCCACAAAGTCTCGAAATGACTTCATCCAAGGTAAGCTCTTTATCAAGAATCCCTTTTATCCTTTGCTCCACTTCAATAAGTCTTTCCTTGTTGAGAGCTATGAGATGAGAAATATCATTTGTAGGATCAGTATGAGAAGGAACGAAAATCTCACAATTCGCACTTCTTAAGCTCTCAAGGGTTCTCATCTGGTCATAAATACTTACATTAAAAGGAATACCATACTTATCTAGTACTCTCTCAGGAAAAAGCGCATCTCCACAGAATAAAACGCCTTTCGCTTCGACTCCTATTTGTTCCCATGAATGCCCTTTAAGGCATAATATTTTCAAGTGTAAGTCATCAAATTCTAAGCTGGAGGGGATTTCTTCCAAGTGATGATCAACGTGTGAAGGCTTAGCCATCAGGAACTTTACCTTCAATTCCTCTATGGGATATGCTCCGCAAAAAAGGTAGATAGGCTCAAACAAGGTATTCTCTATAATAGCTGCTTCAAGCTTAGAAGCGTAAACGCAAGCATCTGTTCTCCTTATCAGAAAGTGGTTACCTCCACAGTGATCCGCATGTGAATGCGTATTAATAATGACACTTAGGTGAAGCCCCAATATATCAAGTGCTTTAAGAATCCTCTTACCAACATCCTTATCCAAGCCCGTATCTATAACTACAGCTTCATTTCCCTTAAATCTCAATATACCAATGTTAGTAGCACCCTTAAGAACATAGATGCCCTCCTTAAGCTCCTCGATTCTATCAACGAGACTCATTCGAAATGAACCCTCTTAGCCTGATTCCATATCCGCTCAAGGTCATATAGTAATCTTCCTTCAGGAGTGAAAATATGAACTACCACGCTACCGTAATCAAGTAGAATCCACCTGCCACCTCTCATTCCCTCAACCCCTTGCGGTAAAACCCCTTCCTTTTTGAGCTCGAACTCAACCTCCTCAGCAAGAGACTCCATATGAGTTTCTGAACGCCCCGTGCATATCACGAAAAAGTCAGCTATATAGCTTATTTCCCCTATATCAAGCACTACAAGATCCTCCGCTTTGTGATCCTCAAGTGTACGTACAATCCTTTTAACCAAAGCCTCTGATGATATCATTCCTTCATATCCTTTCCTAAGATTATAGTTATGGAAAAACTGCTATCCTTTCTCCTCTCGCTTATCGCTACCCCATAACCGAGTATTTTCACGATCCTTTTAGCCACTTCTAAATTTCTACCTGTGTTATCCACTATCTTTGTTATAGAGTAATCTAACCTATCAGCATTACCTACTTTTATAACCCTATAGCCATATCCTTCCAGTATTTTCCTGACCTTTGAAGCAGCACCTAATAGACCATTTCCATTTAAAACTTCTACAGTTATTTCCCGCTTAATGTCCTTAGGAGAAGGGCCTTCCCCCCAAATAACCCATTTCTTTAATCTCTCCAGAGCGTTTAAATCGGGAAGCCAGTAAGATATTCCATCTATATACGCAGGACGTCCAGGGACCATTCCCCACCTTATTCTTGAAAAATCGATTCCTCTAAAGAGCGATGCTATATATATAAGCTGCTCAGGCGTCAGATCTGTCTTAACTACTTTAACAGCCTCAACGGCGATGGATGGTAAGCGCTTCCACATGTCCTGACTTTTTAGCTTCCTAACCACTGCTTTGAGAAACTTCCACTGCCTTTTAATCCTGCCTATATCTCCCTCAGGATCATGTCTGAATCTAACATACTCCAATGCTTTCTTCCCGTTAAGCTTTTGATATCCCTTTTTCAGGTTTATATAAAGTCCTCCCCATTTATCCACATATCTCATGTTTTTCTCTACATAAAGCTCTACTCCACCTATGAGATCAATCAGATTTATAAAACCCTTATAATCTATCTTAACATAGTGATCTATGGGAATTGCAAGGAATTCTTTCAACGTTTCCTTAAGAAGCCTCACTCCACCATAGGCATAAGCGTGATTTATTTTAGTCCAGCCTCTTCCAGGAACGCGTACTCTCGTATCTCTTGGTATAGATATCGCTCCTATTCCCCTATTATTAAGATCAAAGCTCGCCAAAGCAATGGTATCTGCACGATGCGTTCCCTCAACATCATCTACCCCTATAAAAAGAATATTAACGCGATCTCTTCCAGTCGTTAAAAGAGAGGCTTTAATGGCTTTCGTATCCGGGTTAATTGAGTAATAGAGACGTATACCTCCACCAATAAGCGCAGCTATCAGAGCTAAGACGATAAAAACAAACTTGGATTCAAGTATATACCTTATCATCACCAAAGCCATTCACCTCTCAAAAACATTATATCAAATATAAGCCAGCTTTCCTAATATAGCTCTCAACAAGTGAAGGCACCAGATATTTTATCGTTTTCCTGTGTCTCACCCTCCTTCTTATATCCGTTGAAGAAATAGGAGGCGAAGGTATCTCAATAATATTTATCCTACTTAAAAAGTTCCTCGGCAGGTTCTTCTTAAGGATCTCCAAAGAGTATCCTGCACGACTAACCGCTATAAAATTACACATCTTCAGAAGAGTCTCAGGCTCCTTCCAGCTTTTTAAATCCGCTACGATGTCTATTCCAGTTATAAAAAAAAGCTCCACTTCATCTCCAAGCTTTTCTCTAAGTTCCCTTACCGTATCAACGCTGTAGGAAACCCCCTTCCTGTCTATCTCTATACGTGAGACCTCAAAGAGGGGGTTATCTAATGTGGCAAGAAGAACCATTCTATACCTATGCTCCGGATCACTTATACGATGACCCAGCTTATGAGGAGGAATCTTGGCAGGGATGAATATTACCTTATCTAAACAAAAAGTCTGACGAGCTTCCTCAGCCGCTATAAGATGACCGTAGTGTATCGGGTCAAACGTGCCTCCCATTATGCCAATCCTGCTCATGATCGCTTTCATTCCCTGTATTCAAACTCTATATCTTTAATTTTCACCGTATCCCCTTCCTTTATACCCAGCTCCTTGAGCCTTTCCTCCACCCCTAATTTTCTTATCTCTCGCTGAAATCTCCTGAGCGCCTCTTCGGAATCAAATCTTGTTATGGAAACCAGCTTCTCTACCTCGTCGCCCTCAACCATAAAAATGTCTCCCTTTTTATAAACTTTAAGAGGCTTAACCTTAGGAACGTAATCTACTTTTTCCCTTGGTACTTCCTTGGGAAGTCGCCTTACTTCCTCCACCAAAGCATCAAGGAGCTTACTTATTCCCTCTCCGGTTAAAGCCGATATACCTATAAACTTATAACCTTTTCCCTCAAAGTAATTAGCAAGCTCAGGAAGCTTTCCCCTATCCCTCAGAAGATCGAGTTTATTACCTATTACTATTTGAGGTTTAGAAAGCAACTTCTCGGAATATAACCTTAGCTCCTCATTTATTTTCTCAAAGTTATCCTTTATATCATTAATGGATAAAGATAAGTCAAGCATGTGAATAAGAAGTTTCGTCCTCTCTATATGTCTCAAAAAATCTATCCCCAAGCCACGTCCCTTGTGAGCTCCCTCTATTAATCCAGGAATATCAGCCAAGATGAGCTTTTCTCCATTCTCTAACTCCACTACTCCAAGCACAAGAGAAAGAGTAGTAAACGGATAATCTGCTATCTTGGGCTTAGCATTGGAAAGCTTTGAAATAAGAGTTGACTTTCCAACGTTAGGCATGCCTATTATTCCTACATCCGCTATTACCTTCAGCTCAAGTATTATCCAGCGAGATTCGCCCTCCTCCCCTTTCTCCGCTATCCTGGGAGCCTGATTAGTAGGAGATTTAAAGTGAGCGTTTCCATAGCCTCCTTTACCGCCTTTAGCCACTATGAATCTTTCCCCTGGCTCAACAAGGTCTGCCATAACCGCCCCTGTCTCTGCGTCTCTAACAATGGTTCCTGGAGGCACTTTTATGATAACATCCTCACCATCTTTTCCCCTTTTATTTTTCCCTCCACCATGTCCTCCTCTACCAGCCTTAAAGTGCTTTTTATAACGGAAGT includes:
- the obgE gene encoding GTPase ObgE gives rise to the protein MMIDRAKIYVEGGKGGDGAISFRKEKYVPRGGPDGGDGGKGGDVILEVNPSLFTLLDFRYKKHFKAGRGGHGGGKNKRGKDGEDVIIKVPPGTIVRDAETGAVMADLVEPGERFIVAKGGKGGYGNAHFKSPTNQAPRIAEKGEEGESRWIILELKVIADVGIIGMPNVGKSTLISKLSNAKPKIADYPFTTLSLVLGVVELENGEKLILADIPGLIEGAHKGRGLGIDFLRHIERTKLLIHMLDLSLSINDIKDNFEKINEELRLYSEKLLSKPQIVIGNKLDLLRDRGKLPELANYFEGKGYKFIGISALTGEGISKLLDALVEEVRRLPKEVPREKVDYVPKVKPLKVYKKGDIFMVEGDEVEKLVSITRFDSEEALRRFQREIRKLGVEERLKELGIKEGDTVKIKDIEFEYRE
- a CDS encoding LCP family protein, producing MVMIRYILESKFVFIVLALIAALIGGGIRLYYSINPDTKAIKASLLTTGRDRVNILFIGVDDVEGTHRADTIALASFDLNNRGIGAISIPRDTRVRVPGRGWTKINHAYAYGGVRLLKETLKEFLAIPIDHYVKIDYKGFINLIDLIGGVELYVEKNMRYVDKWGGLYINLKKGYQKLNGKKALEYVRFRHDPEGDIGRIKRQWKFLKAVVRKLKSQDMWKRLPSIAVEAVKVVKTDLTPEQLIYIASLFRGIDFSRIRWGMVPGRPAYIDGISYWLPDLNALERLKKWVIWGEGPSPKDIKREITVEVLNGNGLLGAASKVRKILEGYGYRVIKVGNADRLDYSITKIVDNTGRNLEVAKRIVKILGYGVAISERRKDSSFSITIILGKDMKE
- a CDS encoding MBL fold metallo-hydrolase, translating into MSLVDRIEELKEGIYVLKGATNIGILRFKGNEAVVIDTGLDKDVGKRILKALDILGLHLSVIINTHSHADHCGGNHFLIRRTDACVYASKLEAAIIENTLFEPIYLFCGAYPIEELKVKFLMAKPSHVDHHLEEIPSSLEFDDLHLKILCLKGHSWEQIGVEAKGVLFCGDALFPERVLDKYGIPFNVSIYDQMRTLESLRSANCEIFVPSHTDPTNDISHLIALNKERLIEVEQRIKGILDKELTLDEVISRLCGSFKIRLVDMVEYSLVKTSVLAFLKYLCERGEIHFKLRENALYWKRSS
- the nadD gene encoding nicotinate-nucleotide adenylyltransferase → MSRIGIMGGTFDPIHYGHLIAAEEARQTFCLDKVIFIPAKIPPHKLGHRISDPEHRYRMVLLATLDNPLFEVSRIEIDRKGVSYSVDTVRELREKLGDEVELFFITGIDIVADLKSWKEPETLLKMCNFIAVSRAGYSLEILKKNLPRNFLSRINIIEIPSPPISSTDIRRRVRHRKTIKYLVPSLVESYIRKAGLYLI
- a CDS encoding N-glycosylase/DNA lyase, giving the protein MLFTGKEVAKLAEKYALVREEIEKRIQEFKRVWERGSEEDLFSELAFCLLTPQSKAEICWSAVEALRDDGTLFNGSLEEIAERLNGVRFRKQKALYIIEARESFKHNGVLSLRSSLTRFKDAFAVREWLVKKVRGMGYKEASHFLRNIGKGDSLAILDRHVLRSMIDFKIIDEIPNSISKKRYLLLEEKLRRFSNRIGIPLVHLDFVFWFERTGRIFK
- the rsfS gene encoding ribosome silencing factor, giving the protein MSSEALVKRIVRTLEDHKAEDLVVLDIGEISYIADFFVICTGRSETHMESLAEEVEFELKKEGVLPQGVEGMRGGRWILLDYGSVVVHIFTPEGRLLYDLERIWNQAKRVHFE